The Maniola hyperantus chromosome 6, iAphHyp1.2, whole genome shotgun sequence sequence TGCAGTAATTAAGATtaattaattcattcattcattcattcatttaaaaaatacctattaacACTTATTTCTCTAAtcgaaaaattaattaaaaagcacgCAAATTCGTGCCGAGGCGACTAAATAACAATtatgataaatattatattttgatttaaaagaTAATTATTTACACGATCATCATTCTCATCTCATCGTGATCAacttatcgccggctcactactgagtatgggTGTCCTCACAGAatcagaagggttttggccatagtctaccccgCTGGCTTGGTAGAATTAACacgtctttgagaacattatagagatcTCTTAGGCATgaaggttttctcacgatgttttccttcaccgttaaagcaagtgatatttttttgcataaaCTCACGTAACTTCAGAAGTTAGAGTTGCCTGCCCAGGATTGAACCGCTGATTTCCCGAAAAGGAGGCCGACGTCTGTACCACTGGGCCATCACCGCTCTTACTTGATAGTAGTGAccaataatgtattatttacatctaactaaatatatttttattaaaacgcTGCTTTTTTAGGTCGCAAGTACGCCATCTTGAAGCTGAAGATTCTGCTCTCGACAGTCTTGAGAAACTACAAGATGGTGTCAAACATCACTGAAGATCAGTTCGTCCTCCAAGCTGACATCATTCTGAAGAGAACCGATGGATTTAGAGTTCAAATCGAACCCAGACAGAGAGTCCCGTCCTCAGCCTAAAAATCCTCAAACTATGCTCAGAAGCTTACAACTAAATGTGACGGAGAAGATTTTGATTTAACTATATTCTGGCTATCCTTACCaagcataataataatagcgaGTCGAAATGTTTGGGTTAATagatataataagtaatatttgaataataatttagaatacCTACAATATGTCATTGTGTTAATTGTATATAATATTGAGTTGTCGTACGAATGccttataatttaatatttataataaattattataaaaatgagcATGTTCACGAAATCTCTGAACTGGGGAAAATTTTGTTGTCTagtaaataacaatttttatattaggtatgtataagTAGCCAGATTTGGCACCAAATAATactctataatataaattatatacatcaatattatgtttatgatacgtacctacgtaattttatgtaatgtaggtacatgtttttaattttaatataatagaaatagcagttaaatataataattgtatacCGTATGTACATAGATTACATGGATGATCGAATATtgtataattatattgtaataatatacatgccgaatacaataattattatgttgtaaattggtttatataggtacctacatattttaagtacttaacgTTATAAATTGAGTAAAGTTATTTATGGTTTATAAAGTTTgatttaggtatatataatCGTAAAGTAGTTGTACCTatgcttatttattattattaattggtCGCCAAAGGTGATGTTATAATAAAATGACgttaaataacataatattataactctttaattattatacctTGGCAGTTGATTTACACTTacaaaaacacaatattttataggtaagtatgagCTACGAGTATGACAGGAcacatatagtacgcggcaggtcgagatggcaatcggggtatgaggcggggggacactccgcacacccgcacgtcacccgcgctcgttcGTACCGGATTAGCGTGGGGACtatgcgttccctccccgattgccatctcgacttgtcgcggactatattttATGGATATATATTACAATCAATTTAATATATCGAATAATTTTCACTATAACTAGATATTCAGCCACAACTCTAGAACTTGTTTAtagattaaattttaaaaaacttgttcTATATACCTACAGCTAATACAGCACATATTTCAACAACGTAATTAATAGTAAATTATTAACCAAGGgtataaagcagtgtcttctgtcgcgggtgacgatttaaatcgcgaggGTAACGGAGGACTCGAGGcttactcccgagcgtagcgagggtgttaaaaacttaaatcacgagcgaagcgagggatttaagacgagtcctgagtgtagcgagggatttaagttcacccaagactaagacagctttatcaccgaggaaaatactctacttttcgtaccatttgcgaaaaaattaacacaataacttggacgatctaacctacaagcacaataataatatgagataagcatttattaaacgtatttttagaacattaacttatttataaaaataaattaaaataaacttaacgtttacgtatttgaagaaaacaaaaacgcggcaaattcctagactaatattttttgtcgGAATAGCAAATgcatcaagctcatacggcctcgtcggtttttgtaattttatttaataatcataactgcataataaatacgtattcctttttcaaaaagatgtataattctttatatacaaactcaatggtgtaaacacaAATGTAGTTCAGTATAAACggtaaaaatggaatctaatagaAAAAGTGTTCACGCgagttttttttatacattatcGGTAGGTATTTGTTTAGAGCAGGACAGCAGCATACACATTATTGTTACACGAGAAATAATATTTCTGTGCGGTGTGCCATAGTATTTCCATAtattaaggctaccttaaaattGATGTCAgcctttattttaaacttaagaattctgtattttaaaaaaaattacgcatcTCATATCCGCATGGTTGCGGAAATAAAGCAGGCACGcgtgaattaaataaattaggtaTAGACATATTTTCGGACTGatttacaattttaattaattatttatgaataATTCGATTAGAACACGTGCCACATCAAAGTAGTAGATaagtactattaagtattctgcgACCCcactacaaaaaatttacatatatatatatgtgtacATATACATGTAATTTGTttgtacatatatatatatatatatatgtacatatacatgaacctaaaaaaattacgctgCTTTTTTTTAGGTTTGGATGTAAGAGGATATCTTTGGAACTAATGATCCAATTCTGAAAAAATCTTTTACTGATTGATTAGGTCTCGGGGTTAATGTAGCTACATTAACCCCGAGTGcggttcacgcggatgaagttgcgggaaaAAGCcagttaaaaactaaaatttaatcCGAAATTATACTATAAATTGATACtttgatttaatattttgtagattCCATGGAAATTTTAGATCAAAAACCTTGTTCAGCATTCAATATCAAGAGTCAAGACCTTgaacttacattaaaataaatattaatgtagaaaaaatcgtatctatactaatactaatgtACTAATTAATCTAAATTATAAAGAGTTGCAACTTGTTAGTTTGTGAATGTAGGAGACAATCTCCAGAGCTAATGattcgattctgaaaattctttcgctAAAGACAGTTAGGACATTATTCCCGAGTGCTGTCGTAAGTAAATTACCTCATAATACGCGACCAAAGTCGTCGGCAAAAACTAGTGGTTTATAAAAATAACGTTAATAATGACCGGTTTTTAACCGTTTATTATACTACTTTTTGGTCTtaaatatatttcaatataagtacctactaaaatagtTATTTTGAACTTATTTCACCACCATGGTGGAAGCAGGTTTCTTATGTACAATCAtataaagcctgaccagaaaaatataacacctcgccatattgcggaaaactCATGGAACTAATTTATGCAagacatatacctacttagtgatTATAGACTATTTACAAGTGGCGCCCCCAGACcaagtttttatatttctggtcaggctatacctacctactattactgGTACCTATTGATGTACGGTTAACAGTCATTAAAAATATTGCTTATTAATATTAAAGCTCTCAAACTAATAAGAATACATAACTATTTTAATCGATGAGTTTTGGTATCTTTCGTGAACTCGCATTACTGTCTGGTAGGTATCAATGATATTAATATCTATTATTTTCATTAGAATTGATTCATATTCACGTCGTCAACAGTCGACAACAATAATTgtcatataaataataataataggcgtGGCCGTGCACACTACGCGCTCGTAAAACACGTAAAACTAAGTAGTTTTACGTGTTTTACGAGCACGTCTATACGacattggtacctacttatcctAGTGTCAAGACCACCTATAAGGGAATAACCACCAAACAAGAAAAGATGAAGaaggatttatttattattcgctTATCTATTCCATTATTATATGGTCAAGACAGAGGATTTTCATTTGCACTGCAAACCAACTACCAAGTGACTGAGCAGTTCGGATGTAGGTAGTCGGCGCGTGCAGCTCACTATACCTTGTTCAGCGAAACGAGCTGTGAAGTAAGAAACCGCGCGTCATTGGTTACAGAGCATAGGGTATGTTCACGTTGCGATCAAAATTTCAGTCTTCTGTCTCTCGTACAGTGCAAAGGCCGTGTCTTTTCTGATTCTTTGTTTCCTGTTTCCTAacttttgatgttttttttattattactaacaaaaattatacaggctgtaaccagaacgctggcaaagacaggtgatagtactgatgattactgatatgataccacaaaaaaaacgcgaaaaaaatattaaaatcctataattttgaaGAAGTTTAAGATaagtatattgcaaataaaacatctgactgacggtagaggtcaacgaacgttgcgtaagtagtccactcagagtcaatgccgcgtcgtaggcggggcatagacccgagttttgcacgctatacttacattgtgggtttgaaaaataagtactaaatcacaaaaaatacaaaatgaggttattggtattgaattgtatttagatagtataacaataacgctaagtttttgctagattTCTGGTTAcctgtattaataaaatatctcattattaataattttatctctATAACGCATGAATAGGCACGGCTAAAAGCTTAATGAGCAATATAAATGCAACCTTACATTATCAGGGAATGGTCACGCCCACTGACCAATCACAATCATAGTGCGTCCTTTTCACTTTCATACAATTGTGCAAGAGAGAGCGCcctatcacacgagtagatattatagaccagaggggaagcttcacactagctcacgcacaccacgacgtgttacggacgctccgtttgcgcccagttcgatggcaaacggcggcaaacggagcgtccgtgacacgtcgtggtgtgcgtgagctgcgctatgagtgattgaacctacagccagccgctagtacgaagcttcccctctggtctatgtatctactcgtgtggccctATGTTAGACTCAGTGAACAAGGTATAGAATTGCACGTACGCTGCACGCGGACGGCGCAGTGAGTGATAAAGACCAGcattatcaaatcaaattcaCTAATATCGAGGCTTGTTTCAAACTTGTTTCCGACTGACAAAATAGTCCACAGTCCAAATCACAACACACACTAAGCAGCAACAGCTCATTGCTATGAAACAGTTCACATAGCTGCCAGTTGTTTCATATATTACACCTgtaaaagaaaaacaaacatTACAGCCATTAAATTTATGCTTTAATTTCTTATACAAAAGGTTTGTTTTCCAAtttgattaattatattaattgacTGCAATCCATACATcttatattatttgttataaATACCAAAgtgtatctgtttgtctgctagcatttcatgGCGTATCtgtattttgacgaaattcggtacagagatatttTGGGGGTAGGAGGGGAGGGAGGCTACTTTACGTCTCGGACAATCAAAAACTTTCCACGgcattcttaaaaacctaaaatatgGATTTAGAGTCTAAAATGTGAAGTTGCAGGTATCATCTATTAATTTATAACCATCATAGCAAAGAAATGAAATGATCATTGTAgatgtagatataatatatacagCAAGATTAAACAGTTTATAATATAGGCTCACCTATTAACGGATCTGTTAGGAGCATCAAAAATCcagaaaataatatatgtaAAGCCAATGCAGCTGGAAATCGGTCAGGTGCTGCTGTCACCAAAACTAAAGGAAACAGCACTTGCACTGAGCACCGGACCAAACCTGATACTGCTGTTATTGATATAACAAAAATTAGGTTATCTGAACATACCAAcgctgaaaaagaaaaatattttttcaaatatacagacatattatttcaaaatttatataatttgttTATATTAATGTCATTAATGTATATTAAATGGAGATaaatatttctaaattttttttgaattatttatgtTAGTTAAGTTAGCATAGTATGGGTACAAAACAAGATCAGTCAAGTTATTGTATctaaatacaaacatacaaaaatgtacgaaaactttgaaaacattttggGAGTTATACCTATATCTGGGTCCTAGTAATGGAAAAATTAGAACATAAATTGTGAAAGAatgtcaaataatttttttatttttattttatttttgtttatttgaaagtaatcaacagcgtagatacataattattatttaaatttaatgaaatgaaaCTCCATATTAATaaacgtaataaaaaaaattatgattaagGACCTTGCAAATGTTGCAGAAAAAATagagtacttaataaaaacgaggtacctacctattcgtaGAACCATGGTGATACATGTGCCGTAGAAGAAAAGGGTTTTACTGTCTACagtataaaaataagtaaatactgCAAGACCAAATCTTGCTAGAAGATCTGCCACGGCACCTATCATAACGCACGTTGCCACTTgcatctgaaaaaaaattaattgcgaTAAGTCGTATgtagttttttaaaaagagtccgtacaaaatgactccttgcatgccattttaactctatgggtcaacttaAACATTCttaaactttaactttaacgttaactttttaaactttcgtggttttttgctgtgtctaaattggatttgttaaacattctttatgttggtaatttaaaaaaaaaaaactgtacgtCAAAAgtaggttcacctttaaaataaggactaaaggCCTTACTTAATGTAGATGATCCGGGCTATATTGACGTggttacactagcggcacgctatgatggccggtttgacacattacaatagtgatgtggaatgtcaatttattctcgaacaaaaaacaattaagttttgtttttgtacctgattaaataggtttaataaaacaaaaatgtatatgtttatttaatttatttgaacgaactgaatatttgaacgaaaatgaatatacatactttatatgcacacaagaaacatatgaatacaaaagataccgaaaaaggtgccacaaaaggccataattaatcagattcgtccatactactattttcactgtcgtcactgctatcatcacatacattaataattatatgttcgttttctataatattatctattttcacatctctttcataatcttcccttattaatttaacagttctattcacaaccttttcccagtctcctttagtcacatgttcacaagcttcttctaataattttagcattttttttgtggtaaatgggggttctgtattgtgtcttgcagcatatcccttaatttgagcccacaccaactcaatcgcattatactcacaatggtaaggcggtaaccgtataactctgtgcccatgttctaatgctatttcgtcaatgacgtatcggatcttggttggtttgttttcttttaaaagacgtactaattccgcttttaacatattcatgtttgcatctacgccatttttacgaagccatgcgacgatatcagctttcttttgggattgggcaggtggcttgtcaatttgcatcgagtggtatggggcgttgtccataattataatagatggttcagggaggctacacaacattgaggtaaaccattcagtaaacttttctccattcatgtcttcatgatagtctccagtggtttttgacgcaaaagccatgagagaaccttcgacaaacccgttgatggttccggcgtgacaaattataagtcgcgatccttttcctacaggaactttggaagtagatgctgctgtgtcatcgttccaagaacggcctacagtatggttagcattaagccatgtttcatccaagaacacaacattttgccaatttttgatttctttcacttgccgtaaaaaagtataccttgccatcgctatatcaaatctttccatcaatattttgcgtttgttacattttttgtatcgaaatccaatggtcttcaaaatcttcgttaaagaactttccccaccgaagaataatccagcttccttcagtgaatgcaccaacttttttcttgttggatactccttctgtaaatagtagccgtaaacatgtcttcggatagcatcggcatcaaagctatcgatgcctacgactggttttgctcgttttctcttttttggtgtgtgaagtttattttcttctgtgccagtctcgccatattttttttagttatccgtctaacagttcgttgtccaatattaagcgcatcagctacgcgttcaaccactgacgttataggtaaaattggccctccattttgagcttcacgatcgaaatagttacgaaggcgtattaggaactcacgtgtctgactatttagaacagttctctgcgtacgttcggtcatatcgacgaaatccacaacaaagggcttgaacagagtccaaattaacgagcaagggtcaacagtaatgcagtatcaatatttgaaatccaaagccaggtcaaaactatatcacaatcgcattgcactgacagtttatacttttcgaagcaacgtcaattcgaaactgctttgttttgcattgagcattgacgcgagtttgccggaggtagtagttgtgctagccagcgatcctatgtgacgatcgtattagattccatttttaaaaatttattgatatttttttgcgatttcagaggtttgtccacatagtgaaaattgttcatattcacaagtacattcaccccttaaatggtgcaaactgatttttctacacttgtatacatttaagaaatcaatttaataaataaattttgagtcctaaacctaaaactacattcgataaaatttatgaatctctgcacatcactatcgtcaataaagtaatacaattatttccttcaaagtcgttatcaattaatacggaacttcatgagcggacaaacgtcaaaccggccatcatagcgtgccgctagtttagtcctttttcacagggactcacaTCCCTGACAGTGACAAGAATCATCTATAGATAATATACTACTTACTGGAATACTATTTATTAGGTGACAATTTATCATTACTGGCTAAATCGTAAAGTTGCAGGAGGAATAccacaaattcagctaatcataACAATTGCGAGTTGCGACTAAAAATATTGTCTGAAGATTACTGCAAAGTAAATCTGGGATTTTAGACTCCCAGATTTACTTTGCAATAATCAAGAGAAAAATAAGAACTAAGTATATAACTGAATAACTATTGAATACAGTACAATTATTGTTTATTGTCACCTCAGTATATCCGTACGAAAACAGCAACATAGGTTCCATTGCTAAATACGTCACATCAGATACAAAAGCGAATCCAAGTCCAATCAGAGTGCTCACGAAACGAGGATCTTTGAGCAAATCTAGCTCGACATTATCGTATATCACTTTCCTGAAATAATTAGggtcattaaaattattattaccatgATCTGTAATGAAATTTTACACTCCATTATTGTATgtctaaataatatatgaaagggaaagctgactgactgactgactgactgatctatcaacgcacacgttgctattatgacgtagacatccgctaagaaaggattttcgaaaattcaacccctataagAGTTTGAatcttgtgtagtccacgcggacgaagtcgcgggaataagctagtcataaacAATATCAAACATAAGCATAACAAGTGACAATCAGCAAAACTCGAAGCAGGCACAatgcattttgaaattttgcaatACGAACTGAAAATAAATGTGACTGAGGATATTAGCAAAAATGAAATCCGCGCTTGTCTATTTCTTCGAATCGATCATATTGGCCGAATCTGTCACAAGTATTTTCAGTTGCAAAAAACGTGTTAAGGCCTCTAGTGGCTCTTACAGCACTGGTGGTTTTTAGTCTGTAAGGGTCTTGCAGATCGACTCTTGTTTTGGGATCAGCATTGAAATCATCGACTCACATAATGCTTTTTTGAATAGACTTGTGATGGTCCGCATTAGTCTTTATTTCGACGGAATTCTCATCACCTGGTAACATTTTAATTGCGGATTCATCATAGGCATCACTTTTCAATTTGACTTTTTTGGGACTTATCGATTCACAATTCGATGGAAGCTCTGAAAAATGTTTAAATGATATGGAGGCACATACAAACGACACTTTAAGCAATGATAAGTAATGGAATGTAGCGAAAAA is a genomic window containing:
- the LOC117983090 gene encoding monocarboxylate transporter 13-like isoform X2, which gives rise to MDEAYAHLEGNNLKDNRKALQPPDGGWGYVVCIGVGFTFMLGFGSSNAFGILFNNFFIEQDGASGLPLVIGVYNGALSVAGFLSGIALKKYSFRQVGLVGAGLFVLGDILTIFVERTYQLVFTFGVIRGAGFGVMIPVSFTAFNCYFTKRRTAMMSANQTMSSMASMTFPILVTFLLSEYGFRWTLALIMALDLHLVFAVLVMHPVEWHMIKIPGCPEIGDENSVEIKTNADHHKSIQKSIMKVIYDNVELDLLKDPRFVSTLIGLGFAFVSDVTYLAMEPMLLFSYGYTEMQVATCVMIGAVADLLARFGLAVFTYFYTVDSKTLFFYGTCITMVLRIALVCSDNLIFVISITAVSGLVRCSVQVLFPLVLVTAAPDRFPAALALHILFSGFLMLLTDPLIGVIYETTGSYVNCFIAMSCCCLVCVVIWTVDYFVSRKQV
- the LOC117983090 gene encoding monocarboxylate transporter 7-like isoform X1 — translated: MDEAYAHLEGNNLKDNRKALQPPDGGWGYVVCIGVGFTFMLGFGSSNAFGILFNNFFIEQDGASGLPLVIGVYNGALSVAGFLSGIALKKYSFRQVGLVGAGLFVLGDILTIFVERTYQLVFTFGVIRGAGFGVMIPVSFTAFNCYFTKRRTAMMSANQTMSSMASMTFPILVTFLLSEYGFRWTLALIMALDLHLVFAVLVMHPVEWHMIKIPGCPEIELPSNCESISPKKVKLKSDAYDESAIKMLPGDENSVEIKTNADHHKSIQKSIMKVIYDNVELDLLKDPRFVSTLIGLGFAFVSDVTYLAMEPMLLFSYGYTEMQVATCVMIGAVADLLARFGLAVFTYFYTVDSKTLFFYGTCITMVLRIALVCSDNLIFVISITAVSGLVRCSVQVLFPLVLVTAAPDRFPAALALHILFSGFLMLLTDPLIGVIYETTGSYVNCFIAMSCCCLVCVVIWTVDYFVSRKQV